One region of Fragaria vesca subsp. vesca linkage group LG4, FraVesHawaii_1.0, whole genome shotgun sequence genomic DNA includes:
- the LOC101309727 gene encoding histone-lysine N-methyltransferase, H3 lysine-9 specific SUVH4-like encodes MGEPRVSPGRQNRRKRMSSPDAKKDGRKKAKVDGDPDTSEVNNLGISWFAPLTVLSNSSITSIKKFRETRRINHLLRTDEFHLTRKSRRDLVQESSSKVDENDLPGLVCNDLCNGKENLCIPVTNEVDDPPVAPEEFEYISSTRVPKNLVTPASAEGCNCKGKCTDTRTCSCATLNGSIFPYVGKAGGGRLFEPKAVVFECGPNCGCGPMCLNRTSQQGLKYRLEVYKTPDKGWGVRSWDYIPSGGYVCGYTGVLRKTSDLDNVSGNDYFFEIDCEHTMNGIGVREKRLGEVPPIVNGHIAGVDGDGKLLEESDPDYCIDAASSGNVTRFINHSCEPNLFVQCVLSSHHDVKQARIVLFASENIPPMQELTYDYGYELGSVVDTDGIVKELPCCCGTADCRKRLY; translated from the coding sequence ATGGGCGAGCCTAGGGTTAGCCCCGGCCGACAAAACCGTCGGAAACGTATGTCATCACCGGATGCGAAGAAAGACGGTCGAAAGAAAGCTAAGGTCGACGGTGACCCAGACACTTCGGAGGTAAATAATCTAGGGATCAGCTGGTTTGCTCCTTTGACTGTTTTGAGCAACAGCTCTATTACCTCTATCAAAAAGTTTAGAGAAACCCGTAGAATTAACCATTTACTACGTACTGATGAGTTCCATTTGACTCGCAAGAGTCGACGGGATTTAGTTCAAGAGTCTTCTTCCAAGGTTGATGAGAATGATTTGCCTGGTTTGGTTTGTAATGATCTTTGTAATGGGAAAGAAAACTTATGCATCCCTGTTACAAATGAAGTTGATGACCCTCCTGTTGCTCCTGAAGAGTTTGAATATATCAGCTCCACTAGAGTTCCAAAAAATTTAGTGACTCCAGCGAGCGCTGAGGGATGTAATTGTAAAGGAAAGTGTACTGATACGAGGACTTGTTCTTGTGCTACTCTTAATGGCTCAATTTTTCCTTATGTTGGGAAAGCTGGTGGCGGCAGGTTGTTTGAGCCAAAGGCTGTTGTCTTCGAGTGCGGTCCGAACTGCGGCTGCGGGCCTATGTGTTTGAACCGCACTTCTCAGCAGGGATTGAAGTATAGGCTAGAGGTTTACAAGACACCTGATAAAGGCTGGGGTGTTAGGTCCTGGGATTATATTCCCTCGGGTGGTTATGTGTGCGGGTACACTGGTGTTCTAAGGAAGACCAGTGACCTGGACAATGTGTCTGGGAATGATTACTTTTTTGAAATTGATTGTGAGCATACAATGAATGGGATTGGCGTGAGGGAGAAGCGCCTTGGTGAAGTGCCGCCCATTGTAAATGGTCATATTGCCGGGGTAGATGGAGATGGCAAGTTATTAGAAGAAAGTGACCCCGACTATTGTATAGATGCTGCATCCAGTGGGAATGTTACTAGGTTCATCAACCATAGTTGTGAGCCAAATCTGTTTGTGCAGTGTGTCTTGAGTTCTCACCATGATGTTAAACAAGCTAGAATTGTCTTGTTTGCTTCGGAGAACATACCTCCCATGCAAGAGTTGACATATGACTATGGCTATGAGCTTGGTAGTGTCGTCGACACCGATGGAATAGTAAAGGAGTTACCTTGTTGTTGTGGTACCGCGGACTGTCGAAAGCGTTTGTACTAG
- the LOC101310314 gene encoding uncharacterized protein LOC101310314 — protein sequence MRKTEAVFYAETYHPIQAGSIDGTDTLPHDSAVYRAWLCSSAALYDPSGDPKLLGDPYCTLFVGRLSHLTTEDTLRQAMSKYGRVKKLRLVRHIVTGASRGYAFVEFETERGMRRAYKEAHHSLVDDYEIIVDYNRQQLMPGWIPRRLGGGFGGKKESGQLRFGGRERPFRAPIRIPYDDLKKLGIPPIPEGRYMSRHQDPSPPRRKRSSVDREEGTRRRSVDREVNIRKSNPVDKDDRFHKRPMDGDYHSSKRSSDESAQHHRSRSSRDREEGTHRKSSDREESMPKSSHVDKEESFRKRSMDREDHTFKRSAVETEEFHRSRRSVDTEKRSHKRSSRDRDDRSHKRHKSRHRERSTSYDRS from the exons ATGAGAAAGACGGAGGCGGTGTTCTACGCGGAGACGTACCATCCCATCCAGGCCGGTAGCATCGACGGTACCGACACTCTCCCTCACGACAGCGCCGTCTACCGCGCCTGGCTCTGCTCCTCGGCCGCCCTCTATGACCCCTCCGGCGATCCTAAGCTCCTCGGCGACCCCTACTGCACTCTCTTCGTCGGCCGCCTCTCTCACCTCACCACCGAAGACACTCTCCGCCAG GCTATGAGCAAGTATGGTCGAGTTAAGAAGTTGCGTTTGGTCAGACATATTG TGACCGGTGCCTCGCGTGGCTATGCTTTTGTTGAATTTGAAACCGAGAGGGGGATGCGGCGTGCATACAAG GAAGCACATCATTCCCTTGTTGATGATTATGAAATTATCGTGGATTACAATAGGCAGCAGTTGATGCCAGGATGGATTCCTAGACGATTAG GAGGGGGTTTTGGTGGTAAGAAGGAATCTGGACAACTTCGTTTTGGAGGACGAGAAAGACCATTTCGAGCTCCCAT TCGTATCCCATATGATGATCTGAAGAAACTTGGAATCCCACCTATACCAGAAGGACGATACATGTCCCGGCATCAG GACCCATCACCACCTAGAAGAAAAAGAAGCTCAGTAGATAGGGAAGAAGGTACTCGCAGAAGGTCAGTTGATAGGGAAGTGAACATACGCAAAAGCAATCCTGTGGATAAGGACGACAGGTTTCACAAAAGACCTATGGATGGTGATTATCACTCATCCAAAAGGAGCTCTGATGAGTCAGCTCAACACCATCGCAGTAGGAGCTCTAGAGATAGAGAAGAAGGTACTCACAGAAAGTCCAGTGATAGGGAAGAAAGCATGCCCAAAAGCAGTCATGTTGATAAGGAAGAATCCTTTCGTAAAAGATCTATGGATCGGGAGGACCATACATTTAAAAGGAGCGCTGTTGAGACCGAAGAATTCCATCGCAGTAGGAGATCTGTGGACACGGAAAAGCGTTCACACAAAAGGAGCTCTAGGGATAGAGATGACCGTTCTCACAAGCGGCACAAGTCCCGTCACCGTGAGAGGTCTACTAGTTATGATCGGTCTTAA
- the LOC101295508 gene encoding outer envelope pore protein 16-1, chloroplastic-like isoform 2: protein MSRRNDDVAGSPVINDITDAFLWSATIGATKAAAEGTYYAIQRGSVSSHDFECTLKRMGEEGVYWGTTAGLFVTTEYGLESVRGRSDWKNTLIAGAVTGAVMSAVNKNNKDKILTDAIVGGAVATAASFVRNFRTE from the exons ATGAGTCGCCGGAATGATGACGTGGCAGGTAGTCCAGTGATCAATGACATTACCGATGCTTTCTTGTGGAGCGCAACT ATCGGTGCTACCAAAGCTGCTGCGGAGGGTACTTACTATGCCATCCAAAGAG GGAGCGTTTCAAGTCACGACTTTGAGTGCACT TTAAAGAGAATGGGTGAAGAAGGTGTATACTGGG GAACTACAGCTGGACTTTTTGTGACGACAGAGTATGGGCTAGAGAGCGTGCGTGGCAGAAGTGACTGG AAGAATACCTTGATTGCGGGTGCAGTGACAGGGGCTGTGATGTCTGCTGTGAATAAGAACAACAAGGACAAAATTCTGACGGATGCAATTGTTGGAGGTGCCGTTGCAACTGCTGCGTCTTTCGTTAGAAACTTTAGAACTG AATGA
- the LOC101295508 gene encoding outer envelope pore protein 16-1, chloroplastic-like isoform 1, translating to MSRRNDDVAGSPVINDITDAFLWSATIGATKAAAEGTYYAIQRGSVSSHDFECTLKRMGEEGVYWGTTAGLFVTTEYGLESVRGRSDWKNTLIAGAVTGAVMSAVNKNNKDKILTDAIVGGAVATAASFVRNFRTGK from the exons ATGAGTCGCCGGAATGATGACGTGGCAGGTAGTCCAGTGATCAATGACATTACCGATGCTTTCTTGTGGAGCGCAACT ATCGGTGCTACCAAAGCTGCTGCGGAGGGTACTTACTATGCCATCCAAAGAG GGAGCGTTTCAAGTCACGACTTTGAGTGCACT TTAAAGAGAATGGGTGAAGAAGGTGTATACTGGG GAACTACAGCTGGACTTTTTGTGACGACAGAGTATGGGCTAGAGAGCGTGCGTGGCAGAAGTGACTGG AAGAATACCTTGATTGCGGGTGCAGTGACAGGGGCTGTGATGTCTGCTGTGAATAAGAACAACAAGGACAAAATTCTGACGGATGCAATTGTTGGAGGTGCCGTTGCAACTGCTGCGTCTTTCGTTAGAAACTTTAGAACTGGTAAGTAG
- the LOC101300433 gene encoding cysteine proteinase inhibitor B-like yields MALIKSPAARIAAATVLMSLLFTMSHGYGGLVGGRRPVEDVKTNKEVQELGRFSVAEYNRMQRQSLRSNGGGELQFREVVEAETQVVSGIKYYLKISTVRNGLNGGTPLLFDSQVVVKPWLRSKRLLNFAPHSKPVLN; encoded by the coding sequence ATGGCGTTGATAAAATCACCCGCGGCAAGGATAGCGGCGGCGACGGTCCTGATGTCACTCCTCTTCACTATGTCACACGGCTACGGTGGGCTAGTCGGGGGAAGAAGGCCGGTTGAGGACGTGAAGACGAACAAGGAGGTACAGGAGCTGGGGAGGTTCTCGGTGGCGGAGTACAATCGCATGCAGAGGCAGAGCTTAAGGAGCAACGGCGGCGGTGAGCTGCAGTTCAGGGAGGTGGTGGAGGCGGAGACTCAAGTGGTTTCGGGGATCAAGTATTATTTAAAGATCTCCACCGTGAGGAATGGACTCAATGGAGGAACTCCTTTGTTGTTTGATTCTCAGGTTGTCGTCAAGCCGTGGCTTCGCTCCAAGCGATTGCTTAACTTTGCACCTCACAGTAAACCAGTTTTGAATTAG